From the Cannabis sativa cultivar Pink pepper isolate KNU-18-1 unplaced genomic scaffold, ASM2916894v1 Contig2, whole genome shotgun sequence genome, one window contains:
- the LOC133033069 gene encoding WAT1-related protein At1g25270-like, protein MDVKITFLHGPLEEEIYMSQPKGFKIGNPDEVCLLKKAPNGLKRKVEINKLKLQLNIEFEIKDLGKVKRILSIEIERTELGIIKLHQKKRIGRTQKNEEEEEEEKGAQDLLDSDTILVKKNRVKTTRLFYYGLKDTTATYTTNFLNLIPIVTFVVSVIIRLERLRLGSKEGKVKTIGALLCVSGALLTALYKGNEFFISNHHSDHHSPIIITPHHHWTRGTIMLVASTLAYSSWFIVQVKLQKQLPFVYLSTMLTCILSSFQSVILGLCLNTDSIAWSLGWNLQLVTIIYSGILATAVNLCLLSWAISVQGPTYPPTFNPLALIFVAFLIF, encoded by the exons ATGGATGTAAAGATAACATTTCTACATGGCCCACTTGAAGAAGAAATCTACATGAGCCAACCTAAAGGTTTTAAAATTGGTAATCCAGATGAAGTATGTCTTCTAAAGAAAGCTCCTAATGGCCTCAAA AGAAAAGTGGAGATTAATAAGCTGAAGTTGCAACTAAACATTGAATTTGAGATAAAAGATCTTGGCAAGGTTAAGAGAATTCTAAGTATTGAGATTGAAAGGACTGAACTAGGGATAATTAAGCTGCATCAGAAGAA AAGAATAGGGAGAACACAGAaaaacgaagaagaagaagaagaagagaaaggagCTCAAGATCTTCTtgactctgataccattttaGTAAAGAAAAACAGA GTGAAAACCACAAGATTGTTTTATTATGGTTTAAAAGATACAACAGCTACATATACAACCAACTTCCTCAACCTTATTCCTATAGTCACTTTTGTTGTTTCTGTCATCATAAG ACTGGAGAGACTTAGATTGGGAAGCAAAGAAGGGAAAGTAAAGACAATAGGGGCTTTATTGTGTGTGAGTGGAGCTCTACTCACTGCCCTTTACAAAGGAAATgaattttttatatctaatcaTCATTCAGATCATCATAGTCCCATCATCATCACACCTCATCATCATTGGACACGTGGCACAATCATGTTGGTTGCCAGCACCCTTGCTTATTCATCATGGTTCATAGTCCAA GTAAAATTACAGAAACAATTACCATTTGTATACTTGTCAACTATGTTGACATGTATTTTGTCTTCATTTCAATCAGTGATCTTAGGCCTATGTTTGAACACAGACTCAATAGCTTGGAGTTTAGGCTGGAATCTTCAATTGGTTACTATAATCTACTCG ggAATATTAGCAACAGCAGTGAACTTGTGCTTACTTTCATGGGCCATATCAGTTCAAGGCCCAACATATCCACCAACGTTCAATCCTCTTGCTCTTATTTTTGtggcatttttaattttttag
- the LOC133033031 gene encoding uncharacterized calcium-binding protein At1g02270-like yields MKKERKRKMKGRISRIGSYAISSAIRDQQHLQQPCITCTTFNILAPIYKRLNHEDPSCRESDYRAFWMTRNQSILDWLLYERSSIICLQEFWVGNEELVDVYEKRLGAAGYMSFKLGRTNNRGDGLLTAVHKDFFRVLNSRELHFNDCGDRVAQLLHVELASPISQCRNNDPITNQEILIVNTHLLFPHDSSLCLVRLHQVYKILQCVESYQKENNLNSMPIILCGDWNGSKRGHVYKFLRSLGFVSSYDTAHQYDDADAHKWVSHRNHRGNICGVDFIWLLNPNSYRKFLRTSWTEAVFGMFKYLLRRASMTEHDAFSFLKADTNSDCINYAGFCEALRQLNLIGHCYGLSDEETKDLWDLVDIDGNGVIDFKEFQQRIWNPAASEQRDEYIEEVVEKDGVKDSKQQQTIGFSVKNAVLFPSEVEKGKWPDDYSLSDHARLTVVFSPIRMPCSQPIS; encoded by the exons atgaaaaaagagaggaagagaaagatgAAAGGAAGAATATCAAGAATAGGAAGCTATGCAATCTCATCTGCCATTAGAGACCAACAACACCTTCAACAACCTTGTATTACATGTACAACTTTTAACATACTTGCTCCTATCTACAAACGTCTCAATCATGAG GACCCAAGTTGCCGTGAAAGTGATTACAGAGCATTTTGGATGACTAGAAATCAAAGCATTTTAGATTGGTTGTTATATGAAAGATCTTCAATCATTTGTCTTCAG gaGTTTTGGGTTGGAAATGAAGAACTTGTTGATGTTTATGAGAAGAGACTTGGTGCTGCTGGTTACATGAGTTTCAAACTTGGCCGTACAAACAATCGTGGtgatg GGTTACTCACTGCTGTTCATAAGGATTTCTTCAGAGTACTTAACAGTAGAGAATTGCATTTCAATGATTGTGGAGATAGAGTTGCTCAATTGTTACATGTTGAATTAGCTTCACCAATTTCACAATGTCGAAATAATGATCCCATCACCAACCAAGAGATTCTCATTGTCAATACTCACTTGCTATTCCCTCATGATTCAAGCTTGTGTCTTGTTAGATTACATCAG GTCTACAAAATCCTGCAATGTGTTGAATCATATCAGAAGGAGAACAATCTAAATTCCATGCCAATTATACTTTGCGG TGATTGGAATGGAAGCAAAAGAGGACATGTTTACAAGTTCCTTAGGTCTCTTGGCTTCGTTTCTTCTTATGATACCGCGCATCAGTACGATGATGCAGACGCGCACAAG TGGGTTAGCCATCGCAACCATCGTGGCAACATATGCGGTGTTGATTTCATTTGGCTTCTTAACCCGAATAGTTATCGAAAATTCCTTAGAACAAGTTGGACTGAAGCAGTATTTGGCATGTTTAAG TATCTTTTAAGAAGAGCTTCAATGACAGAACATGATGCATTTTCCTTTCTTAAGGCTGATACCAACAGTGATTGCATAAACTATGCTGGTTTTTGTGAAGCACTAAGACAG CTAAATTTGATTGGCCATTGCTATGGACTAAGTGATGAAGAGACAAAGGATTTGTGGGATTTAGTTGATATAGATGGCAATGGAGTTATTGACTTTAAAGAATTTCAG CAACGGATTTGGAACCCTGCAGCATCCGAGCAACGCGATGAATATATCGAAGAAGTTGTTGAAAAGGATGGTGTGAAAGATAGTAAGCAACAACAAACAATTGGTTTTAGTGTAAAAAATGCAGTTCTCTTTCCTTCTGAAGTTGAGAAAGGAAAGTGGCCAGATGACTATTCGCTCTCTGATCACGCAAGACTCACCGTGGTGTTCTCGCCTATTAGGATGCCTTGTTCTCAACCGATATCCTAA